The following are from one region of the Fundidesulfovibrio soli genome:
- a CDS encoding hemolysin family protein, whose amino-acid sequence MTQTILQICVVALLIVCNGFFVAAEMAVVTSRRALLNRRADRGDRGARAALDLADNPEGFLATLQIAITLLTILSGAYGEASLAHHATEALSALPLLAPYAQTLGFGLVVAGITVLTLVLGELVPKRLAIAHPEAVACALARPMRVLLRLARPAAAALSAATRLVLRLMGATVGRGSEVSEDEIRLLVRQAAVAGVLEDVERDMLERVMRLGDRPVGTLMTHRSRIVHLDLDNPETIPKTIARTPFNRFPVTRGGLENLLGVAEAKDLLATGALANPESIAGLLVSPPHVPESSTTFNLLEQLRQAGQNMAVVVDEFGDIQGLVTFTDVLGAVVGEGALGRQGDEPRIVQRQDGSWLVDAMTPAMEVYDLLGLDRPEHPPHTLAGLVLRELGTIPSVADWFVYKGYRFEVVDMDGRRVDRVLVQKIPDSEGDEE is encoded by the coding sequence ATGACCCAGACCATACTGCAAATCTGCGTCGTGGCCCTGCTCATCGTGTGCAACGGCTTCTTCGTGGCCGCCGAGATGGCAGTGGTCACCTCCCGCCGGGCGCTGCTCAATCGCCGGGCCGACCGGGGCGACCGGGGGGCCCGCGCCGCCCTGGACCTGGCCGACAACCCCGAAGGCTTCCTGGCCACCCTGCAGATCGCCATCACCCTGCTGACCATCCTCTCCGGCGCCTACGGCGAGGCCTCCCTGGCCCACCACGCCACCGAGGCCCTGTCGGCCTTGCCCCTGCTCGCCCCCTACGCCCAGACCCTGGGCTTCGGGCTGGTGGTGGCGGGCATCACCGTCCTGACCCTGGTGCTGGGGGAGCTGGTGCCCAAGCGCCTGGCCATCGCCCACCCCGAGGCCGTGGCCTGCGCCCTGGCCCGACCCATGCGGGTGCTGCTGCGCCTGGCCAGGCCCGCGGCGGCCGCTCTCTCGGCGGCGACGCGCCTGGTGCTGCGCCTGATGGGAGCCACGGTAGGGCGGGGCAGCGAAGTCAGCGAAGACGAGATCAGGCTCCTGGTGCGCCAGGCCGCCGTGGCCGGGGTCCTGGAGGATGTGGAGCGCGACATGCTGGAGCGTGTGATGCGCCTGGGCGACAGGCCCGTGGGCACGCTCATGACCCACCGCTCCAGGATCGTCCACCTCGACCTGGACAACCCCGAAACTATCCCAAAGACCATCGCCCGGACCCCGTTCAACCGCTTCCCCGTGACCCGCGGCGGCCTTGAGAACCTGCTGGGCGTGGCCGAAGCCAAGGACCTGCTCGCCACCGGCGCGCTGGCCAACCCCGAATCCATCGCGGGGCTCCTCGTTTCGCCGCCGCACGTGCCCGAGAGCTCGACCACCTTCAACCTGCTGGAGCAGCTGCGCCAGGCCGGGCAGAACATGGCCGTGGTGGTGGACGAGTTCGGCGACATCCAGGGCCTCGTCACCTTCACGGACGTGCTGGGGGCCGTGGTGGGCGAGGGGGCGCTGGGCAGGCAGGGGGACGAGCCGCGCATCGTCCAGCGCCAGGACGGCTCCTGGCTGGTGGACGCCATGACCCCTGCCATGGAGGTCTACGACCTGCTGGGCCTGGACAGGCCCGAGCATCCCCCGCACACCCTGGCCGGGCTGGTGCTCAGGGAATTGGGGACAATTCCCTCCGTTGCCGACTGGTTCGTGTACAAGGGCTATCGTTTCGAAGTGGTGGACATGGACGGCAGGAGGGTGGACAGGGTGCTTGTGCAGAAAATCCCGGATTCGGAGGGGGACGAGGAATAA
- a CDS encoding OsmC family protein: MITSDSQANDFQMRFSDGTREALSDAAPQYGGGGDGFSPHDLLEAALGNCVGITVRMYAKKHDIPLEAVRVAVRLDRSDQTVADFRYSIELKGNLDQAQRDRLLRAAKGCSVHRTLLRKLTFSQVDEV; the protein is encoded by the coding sequence ATGATCACGAGCGACAGCCAGGCCAACGACTTCCAGATGCGCTTCAGCGACGGCACGCGCGAGGCCCTCTCCGACGCGGCCCCACAGTACGGCGGAGGCGGCGACGGCTTCAGCCCGCACGACCTGCTGGAGGCCGCGCTGGGCAACTGCGTGGGCATCACCGTGCGCATGTACGCCAAGAAGCACGACATCCCCCTGGAGGCGGTGCGCGTGGCCGTGCGCCTGGACCGCAGCGACCAGACCGTGGCGGATTTCCGCTATTCCATCGAGCTCAAGGGGAACCTGGACCAGGCCCAGCGCGACCGCCTGCTGCGGGCGGCCAAGGGCTGCAGCGTGCACCGCACCCTCTTGCGCAAGCTGACCTTCAGCCAGGTGGACGAGGTCTAG